TTTCTTTGCTGGCGGCGGCTGCCGGCGGCACGGCGGGCGCTCCGGTGCGTTGGGCCCTGAGCAGTTCCACATCGGAAACAGCCCCGGCGAGGTCATTGGCGCGCGCCCGGCATTCTGCCCGCATCAGATACAAATCGGGTAAAGAAGGGCCAACCGGGGTCCCAAAACCAATGGGGTGCCGCATGCCCAACGGGAAGGTGGCGGACCCATTGAATTCCAGCGGATCGAACATATTGGGGCGCTTGTCCTGCGGATCAAACAGTGCGATGGTAGCCGGAGACAGCAAAAAAGCATTTGCATTCCCGCCCACATAAGACACCGCGTACACCTGGATGTTATAAATGGTTTGGGTGTTTTCCGCCGGCTGTGGAGAACCGACCAGGAACAGCCCGAGCAACAATGGGAACCAGGTTTCGTCCGCATCCGGGTCCAGCACCTTGTTGTAGTCATATAAGGCCAGGGGAATGGTGGATTTGGGAATTTCGGCAATAGCCTCATCCAGTTGCTGCTTCGCGGCGTCGAAATTTTGCATGGCCATATAAATACGCGCCAGGTAAAAGTGCGCCGCCAGCCTGGAGATTTTCCGCCGGTGCTCCAGCGGCCCGAGATCGGGAATCGCGTCCGTCAGATCGCTTATGATCTGTTCATAGCTTTCCTGTTTCGTCTGCCTTTTAAAATCCGTCAAAGTAACATCAGCTTTGGTGAGCCCGGGGATGCCCAATTCCGTAGCCGCCGTAGCCGGATTGTAAGGCGTGGAAAAATCGGTCAGGAACAAGAAGTTGCAGATGGCCCTGCCGGCTTTCGCCTCGGCGAGAATCGCCTTCTTCTCCATTTCGGTGCCCCCTTGTGAATCCATCACTTCATTGATGATTTTGTTGAAAACGTACAGCCTGCGAATGTATCCTTCTTCCGAACTCATCTCTTCAGGCAGCTGGTCCGCTTCATAAATACGTTCCGCATATTTAAACAGGCGCTGCGCGCGGAGCGTGTGCTCATTGATAAAAGGCTGCAACGCCGCTAGTTCATCGCCCATATAGACGCTTGCATTGCTTTGCGTCAGGTAATTCGTGTTCAGTATCTGCCGGTAGTCTTTCGTCATGGTAGCGATCTGCTGCCCTTTAGGCACGATCTCCAGGAACTCCTTTTTACAGGATAACTGTGGCGCGAGTACTGCAAAAAGCACCAGGCAATGAATATATCTTGGTTTGAATGTTCTCATGATGGTAAATGATTAAAATGAAACGTGTGCTCCTACTGAAACGGTTCCCTGGGCAGGCCTTGACCGGGCCACGCCATTCTCCGGGTCGTAAAAACGGTCATTGGCCGTCCAGATCAGCAAATTGGACAGATTGAAACGCAAGGTGACTGCCTGGGCATTGACTTTCTTCACTACAAACCGGGGGAGATCATATCCCAGGCTGATATCCCTGATTTTGGCATAGGACGCGTTCAGTACGCGGGTGTGGGCGTAGGTGTAATACCACAGGTACCGCGTGGCATTCTCGGAAGCGAGGAAGACATACCTGGGAATATCTGTCCTGCTATCATCTCCCGGTTTCCGCCAGCGATCGTTGAATTCGGGGTTCTCGGGATCCAGTCCGTTCAGCGGGTCGCGCATCTTATAACCCAAACTGTAAATGATATTCACGGAGAGGTTGAAGTTTTTGTACTGGAAATTGTTGGATAAGCCACCATTCCAGGGCGCCTGGGTAAGCCCGCTGTAAACGATATCCTCCGGCATTGTCACATTGGGCTCGGAGGTCAGCGATCCATCCGCGCGCCTGGCCAGCGGATCCCCTTCGCCATTCAGGCCCGCGTAGTGATAGGAATACAGTAAATTCAACGGGCGGCCTACCATCATGGTAGCTGCCACCATTGCCGGCCCGGTAGTGGGCGGATTGATGTTCAGCCTGGTGAGCTTGTTCCGGTTATACCCGATCACCAGGCTCGTTCCCCACTGGAAATCATTCGTCTGGATGTTTATGGCATTCAGGAGCAGGTCTACCCCTTTATTCTGCAAATCGCCGAAGTTCCCGGTTACGCTGGCATAGCCGGTTAAAGGCGAAGTGAACAGCGTGCCGATGAGATCGGAGGTATGCTTGATATATGCGTCAACCGAACCTCTCAGCCGGTTATTGAAGAAAGCAAAATCGACACCTGCGTTATACACCCGCGTCCTCTCCCACGTCAGCTTGTCATTGGCGGGAACGGACAGGATCAGGCCCGCGCCTCCCACAGCATTTGCATTACTTTCCGACTCAAGAATGTCGAACGAGGCCGCCTGCCCTACGTTCGGAGCATTCCCCGTGATCCCGTAGCTGAAACGGACATCCAGCCTGTTCAGTGCCGTAAAGCCCTGCATGAACGCTTCCCAGCCTAAGGCCCATTTTCCGCCAATGCTGTACACTGGCCGGTTCTGCGCCGATTTGTCCAGCCCGAACAAGTTGCTCTGATCGATTCTCCAGCTCGCGTTCAAGGTGTATTTGGACAAATAAGTATAACCAGCCGTTGCGAAGTAAGAGGACCTTCTGCTTGCGCGCCCTTCACCACCTCCAACGTTGTAGGCAAGGCCATCAGTGCCCGTAGGCCCGGCAACGCCGGTAAAGCCCGTGGCAAGCGTGGCGAAATCCACAGGCCGCGACACCTGCAACTGGTCATCCCAGCCGTAATACGTGGCAATGCTGTTCATCCCCTGGTGGTGCGTCGCTTCCTGTCCCGCCATGACGCTCAGCCAGTGATCTTCAAACTGCCTGGCATAAGACAACTGGTTCCGCACCGTCCAGCCCCTGTCCAGCGAGTTGGTCGTATTCAGCCTTCCGCCGAACTGCGGCAGGTAGTACACTGGCGTGGAAGCCACCGTTGGGGCCGAGGTGTACATCATCAGGTCGCGCCGCACGATCCAATTGGACTCATCCAGTACCTCCCGGTCATTAACCGATGTGATGTTATAACCGTAGGTGCCGGTAAATTTCAAGCCGTTCAGGATGTCGATGGTACCGCCGCCCACGAGCCTGGCAGCGAGAATATTCCCGCGCTGGCTGCGCCGGCCCAGTTCGAGGAGGGGGCTGTAATCCAGGTTGACCCTGCTGCGCGCCTGGTAATCCTGCCGCATGGTTTCGCTGGGCGGCACAAATACGCCCCAGGGCGAAATGTAGTTGATATTAAGCGCATTACCGGCCGCATCGCGGTACAGCTGATAGCGCGGCGTGCCGCTCCCGCCGGAACCTTTGCTGCTGCTGGTGATATTGGTAAGATCGGAATTCAGGTACAGCTTCACCCGCTTCCCTAAGTTCACATCATTGCGCAGATTGATTTTAAACTGGTTCATTCTTTCGCCGGGAACATTGGAACGGGTGCCCACATGGTTCAGCGAACCGTAGAAGGAATGTACTTTCCCTCCGCCGGAAACGGAAATCGTCTGGTTATACTCAGCGGCAGAACGCACAAAGAAATCATCCAGCTGGCTCCAATTGTCGAGCTGCGACAAGCTGTCCAGCTTAGACTGCGCCTGCCCCGCCGTCAGCAAACCCCGTTGCTGGTCCCAGAGGACCTGTTTATGAGGCAAAAGACCAAGGGCGCTTGCGGCGGCATAGGTGGTGCCGGCGGCTTCAAGGCCAAATATCTCCTGCTGGCTGTTGATGTACCCGCTACTGGTCCAGGCGGGCAGGTAATCCCGGCGGGGCCTTCCGTTGAAGGAATAGTAACCATCGTAATCCACCCTCAAAGCCTCGCCGGCCTTGCCTTTCCTGGTGGTAATCACGATCACGCCGTTGGCGGCCTTGGCGCCCCATATGGAAACAGACGTGGCATCTTTCAAAACGGTAATATCTTCCACGTCCTGCATGTTCACATAATTGATATTCGGAACTTCCACATTGTCAACAACCACCAGCGGTTCCGTTGCGGCATTGATGGAAGTGGAACCGCGGATGACCATTCCTCCCGATTGCCCGCCGCTCCCGCTGGACAAACCGGGAATGAGGCCTTCGAGGCGCGAGAGCACATTGGTACTGGTGGTGCGGTTGCGCATTATTTTCAGGTCGGGCTTGGAAAACGATCCGGCGCTCCGGGAGCGGTCAATTTTCTCGTAACCTGTATTGAAAACTTCAACTTCCTGCAGCTTCCCGGTGGCC
This genomic stretch from Chitinophaga sp. XS-30 harbors:
- a CDS encoding RagB/SusD family nutrient uptake outer membrane protein, producing the protein MRTFKPRYIHCLVLFAVLAPQLSCKKEFLEIVPKGQQIATMTKDYRQILNTNYLTQSNASVYMGDELAALQPFINEHTLRAQRLFKYAERIYEADQLPEEMSSEEGYIRRLYVFNKIINEVMDSQGGTEMEKKAILAEAKAGRAICNFLFLTDFSTPYNPATAATELGIPGLTKADVTLTDFKRQTKQESYEQIISDLTDAIPDLGPLEHRRKISRLAAHFYLARIYMAMQNFDAAKQQLDEAIAEIPKSTIPLALYDYNKVLDPDADETWFPLLLGLFLVGSPQPAENTQTIYNIQVYAVSYVGGNANAFLLSPATIALFDPQDKRPNMFDPLEFNGSATFPLGMRHPIGFGTPVGPSLPDLYLMRAECRARANDLAGAVSDVELLRAQRTGAPAVPPAAAASKETLVRYILDERIREFAFTGLRWLDMRRLSVDPVYHDHVRYAHEVRSIEDVNSDGVAGDVVETHELDPKRFALKFGERMLRESKGLEENP
- a CDS encoding SusC/RagA family TonB-linked outer membrane protein, with translation MRLTTVLLIACMQVSASGFGQQITINQKNASLASVLKAIRKQSQYDFFYDGRIIPKGKFIDVNLKNADIDEALRSVLEGISLTYTINGKIVTIIRKTPAEAADSGQVAELIEVRGKVVDENGKPMSGASVFERGSRSRTTTDEQGEFILRNIEDNATIFIAYVGYHPVERAVARDLGTIKMERATGKLQEVEVFNTGYEKIDRSRSAGSFSKPDLKIMRNRTTSTNVLSRLEGLIPGLSSGSGGQSGGMVIRGSTSINAATEPLVVVDNVEVPNINYVNMQDVEDITVLKDATSVSIWGAKAANGVIVITTRKGKAGEALRVDYDGYYSFNGRPRRDYLPAWTSSGYINSQQEIFGLEAAGTTYAAASALGLLPHKQVLWDQQRGLLTAGQAQSKLDSLSQLDNWSQLDDFFVRSAAEYNQTISVSGGGKVHSFYGSLNHVGTRSNVPGERMNQFKINLRNDVNLGKRVKLYLNSDLTNITSSSKGSGGSGTPRYQLYRDAAGNALNINYISPWGVFVPPSETMRQDYQARSRVNLDYSPLLELGRRSQRGNILAARLVGGGTIDILNGLKFTGTYGYNITSVNDREVLDESNWIVRRDLMMYTSAPTVASTPVYYLPQFGGRLNTTNSLDRGWTVRNQLSYARQFEDHWLSVMAGQEATHHQGMNSIATYYGWDDQLQVSRPVDFATLATGFTGVAGPTGTDGLAYNVGGGEGRASRRSSYFATAGYTYLSKYTLNASWRIDQSNLFGLDKSAQNRPVYSIGGKWALGWEAFMQGFTALNRLDVRFSYGITGNAPNVGQAASFDILESESNANAVGGAGLILSVPANDKLTWERTRVYNAGVDFAFFNNRLRGSVDAYIKHTSDLIGTLFTSPLTGYASVTGNFGDLQNKGVDLLLNAINIQTNDFQWGTSLVIGYNRNKLTRLNINPPTTGPAMVAATMMVGRPLNLLYSYHYAGLNGEGDPLARRADGSLTSEPNVTMPEDIVYSGLTQAPWNGGLSNNFQYKNFNLSVNIIYSLGYKMRDPLNGLDPENPEFNDRWRKPGDDSRTDIPRYVFLASENATRYLWYYTYAHTRVLNASYAKIRDISLGYDLPRFVVKKVNAQAVTLRFNLSNLLIWTANDRFYDPENGVARSRPAQGTVSVGAHVSF